A stretch of Brassica napus cultivar Da-Ae chromosome C6, Da-Ae, whole genome shotgun sequence DNA encodes these proteins:
- the LOC125588524 gene encoding uncharacterized protein LOC125588524 — protein sequence MVKKTKGRLEAERQEAESQEFALRGKALTSEPTGSGTQRTVRQQTLAAKKSKEHEKRAGKSVPVPTHEEGETESEDEPAPTKKAKMSKGKGVAVDRDRTKTPSVEELYDHLKNGVTWAPTRFADLGLLKELGLESDIETMLGHLKMPKLLTMAYPFYKDVTCQFLSSLVVTYHDTAHVRQGWGKIRFKVNGREFNMNFKDIGRVMGFQDLEDHSLPKCENLPTELWKLITGNKHSTGADKNSHIRHPSVRYLHRLLVHAFYPRKQAGTVTEEDMRLLCPAIRPYAQPGVLPLPSTDIYATFGIVSFFVGRLEHYRDWAWYTTDSRPKMGIGGMITPLLQFLNVPLGKDAAGPRFIDGTYLRIATYFSGMYGKDYVYHYYLQGKPVEVVLPNRNLTSLEIPGAVSFNIPQEYFLGEHGPLDPIQAAPSRKRSVPTQPDSPVADTSEHIYGPPRYYFKPHDGVLPPGALRDAHDHIGRLQRWNKAQDRTIEKLKDKCKALSKTVKKQAKTSAKFMKKVADVLTRGGIAGCSSADFAFANTSNRQPQPPPDALGNKSPSLASSDSEDEIDEVESQPWYGGSGSASGGYYTTFPPDDDDAGRKQ from the exons ATGGTTAAGAAGACAAAGGGAAGGTTGGAAgctgagaggcaagaagccgAAAGTCAAGAGTTTGCACTAAGAGGAAAAGCTTTAACCAGCGAGCCAACTGGCTCAGGGACGCAGAGGACTGTGAGACAGCAGACGTTGGCTGCAAAGAAATCGAAAGAACACGAGAAGAGGGCAGGAAAAAGCGTACCAGTTCCCACCCATGAGGAAGGTGAAACTGAGAGTGAAGATGAGCCGGCACCTACGAAGAAAGCCAAAATGTCAAAGGGCAAAGGGGTTGCTGTTGATCGAGACAGAAcgaaaactccatctgtggaGGAGCTATATGACCATTTGAAGAATGGAGTCACTTGGGCTCCAACCAGGTTTGCCGACCTCGGTTtgctgaaggagttgggtctAGAGTCTGATATTGAGACGATGCTGggacatttgaagatgccaaaactcctcaccatggcttatcctttctacaaggatgtcactTGTCAGTTCCTATCCTCTCTTGTGGTCACTTACCATGACACGGCGCATGTGAGACAAGGATGGGGAAAAATCAGGTTCAAGGTCAATGGAAGAGAATtcaacatgaacttcaaggacatTGGGAGGGTCATGGGGTTCCAAGACCTAGAAGACCACTCACTTCCCAAGTGTGAGAACCTCCCCACAGAGCTCTGGAAATTGATTACTGGAAACAAGCACTCTACCGGGGCAGACAAGAACTCACACATCCGACACCCGTCTGTACGCTACCTCCACAGATTGCTAGTCCATGCTTTttacccacggaagcaagctggtacGGTTACTGAGGAAGACATGAGACTGCTCTGTCCGGCTATCCGTCCCTACGCTCAACCTGGAGTGTTACCCCTTCCCAGCACTGACATCTATGCTACTTTTGGGATTGTCAGTTTCTTTGTGGGCCGTCTCGAGCACTACAGAGATTGGGCGTGGTACACCACTGATTCGCGCCCAAAGATGGGGATAGGCggaatgatcacaccactgctccaatttctgaatgttcccttgggaaaggacgcagcgGGGCCTAGGTTCATTGATGGCacctacttgaggattgccacatatttcagtgggatgtatgggaaggactacgtctaccactactacttgcagggcaagccagtcgaggtggttcttccaaaccggaacctgacgagtttagagatacctggagctgtcagcttcaacattccCCAGGAGTACTTTCTCGGAGAACACGGGCCTCTCGATCCAATTCAAGCAGCTCCATCAAGGAAAAGGAGTGTCCCTACGCAACCTGACTCGCCTGTTGCAGACACATCTGAGCAtatctatggacctccgcgctactacttcaagccccATGACGGAGTCCTTCCACCTGGAGCTCTCcgtgatgctcatgaccacattgGTCGTCTCCAGAGGTGGAACAAAGCTCAGGACAGAacgatagaaaagctgaaggataaATGCAAGGCGCTAAGCAAGACTGTGAAGAAGCAGgcaaagacttcagccaagttcatgaagaaagtagctgatgtcttaactaggggaggaatagctggatgtagctcagccgATTTCGCTTTCGCGAACACCTCAAACCGCCAGCCTCAACCACCGCCTGATGCTCTTG GCAACAAATCCCCATCCCTCGCTTCTTCAGACAGTGAGGACGAGATTGACGAGGTTGAGAGCCAACCATGGTATGGAGGCTCCGGTTCAGCATCCGGTGGTTACTACACCACCTTCCCtcctgacgacgacgatgctggg